The sequence GGAGAACAAGGTTCCCCAGGCGGAAGGGCTCCTGGCCAAGGCGGAGGCCCAGGGCGCCACCGCGGAGACGGGGCTCGTGCGCGCGAACATCGCCGCGCAGAAGGGCCAGCTTGACGCCGCCCTCAAGGCCTACCAGGGCGTGCTCGCGCTGGAGCCCCAGCGCGCCGAGGCGCATTTCGGCAAGGGCATGATGCTGATCAAACAGGACCAGGCGCCCCAGGCGCTGGAGGCCCTGTCCCAGGCCGCGAAGCTCGCGCCCCAGAACCCGGTGTTCCGCTACCGGCTGGGCCAGGTGCAGTTGGAGGCGGGCCAGGCGGACGCGGGGCTCGCCACGCTGCGCGAGGTCCTCACGCTGGCGCCGCGCTTCGTGCCCGCGTACCTCAGCCTGTCGCACGCGCTGTCCGCCCAGGACAAGCTGGTGGACGCGCGCAAGGTGCTGGAGCAGGGCCTCAAGGCGGTGCCCAACCAGCCGCGCCTGCTCGCGTCCGTGACGGTGCTGTCCATGGCGCTGCGCGACCTGCGCACGTCCTACCAGGCGGCCTCCGCGCTCGCGGCCCAGCGCCCCAAGGACGCGGACGCGCAGGCGAACCTGGCGCAGCTGATGCTGGCGCGCGGGCAGATCGAACAGGCCCGGCACCTGTGCCAGACCATGGCGTCGCTGGGCGTCGCCAGCGAGTCGCTGAAGATGGCGGAGGCCACCTGCCACGAAGCGCAGGAGCCGCCCGCGTACGACAAGGCCATCAGCGCGTACGAGCAGGGCATGGGGCTGGCGCCGGACGGCTGGCGCGCGGCGAACAACCTGGGCCAGCTGCTGCTGCGCGTCCCCGCGGAGCCGGCGAACGCGAACCTGCCGCGCGCCGTGACGGTGCTGGAGGAGGCCGTGCGCCGCGCCCCGGACCGCCCGGAGCCGCTGCTCAACCTGGCGCTCGCGCAGGCGCGCCTGGGCCAGGAGAAGAAGGCGAAGGAGCTGGTGCAGCAGGTGCTCGCCATGCCGCTGGCGGAGGACACCGACCTGCACGAGGAGGCCGTGCGCCTCTCCCAGACGCTCGCGAAGGCCTGAAGTCCGCGCTCCGGGATGCGCGCCCGCGCTACGCGTTGAAGTCGAGCGTGGGCACGTCCTCGTCGCCGGACGCCGCCTGGTACACGTGCCAGGCGGTGGCCAGGTCCTGGAAGGGCAGCCCCACCCCGGAGAACACCGTCACCTGCTCCGGGGACGTGCGCCCGGGCTTGAGGCCCGCGAGGACCTCGCCCAGCTCCGCGTGGATGGCGGCCTCCGTGAGCCCCACCGCGCCCGCCGCGCCGGTGGAGACGGTGAGCCCCCGGTGGTCGCAGAGGAACAGCGACTGCTCCAGCAGCTCCCGGGACAGCTCCGCCTTGCCGGGCTCGTCCGCGCCCAGCGCGGTGATGTGCGTGCCCGGCTGGACCATGCCCGCGTGCAGGAAGGGCTGGTGGCTCCACGTGGCCGTCACCACGATGTCCGCGTCCGCGACGGCGTCCGCCACGGACGTCTCCACGCGGATGGGCAGGTTCAGCTCCTGGTACATGCGCTGCGCGTAGGCGTTCGCGTGCGCGATGTTGGTGTCGTAGACGCGCACCTGGCTGAGCGTGCGCACCAGCCGCAGCTGCTTGAGCTGGAGCACGCCCTGGCGGCCGGCGCCAATCACCGCCACGCGCGTCGCGTCCGGCCGGGCCAGCACGTCCGCGGCCAGCGCGCCCACCACGCCGGTGCGCACGGCGGTGAGGTGGCCGGAGTCCATCACCGCGAGCAGCCCTCCCGTCACCAGGTCGTGCAGGTTCACCACGCCCTGGATGGCGGGCTTCTGCCCGGGGAACTTCGCGTGCACCTTCACGGTGTACGCGGGGATGCCGGGCACGCAGCCGGGGAACATCACCAGCGCGCTGCCCTCCGCGTGCAGCGGCGCGCGCACGCGTTGCGGGGCCACCGTGCGGGCCAGGACGTCGGTGCGGAAGGCCTCGCGCAGGTCGTCCAGCAGGAGGAGCGCCTGGATGTTGCGGGCCACGGCGGAGCGGTTGAGCAGGAGGGTGGGCATGCTTTGCCGGCCACCCTACCCGAGCGCCCGCATGCCCTGGAGCGCGAATGTCCTCCAGGGCGGCCGAGCGCACGAAGGTGAACGGCGCACCGGGCGGTGCGTCCGAGGCCCGGCCCGGCACCGGCGGCCGAGGGCTCGGGGCGGAGGTCCCCGTCGGACGGAGGGGCGAAGCGCGGCGGAGCCACCGTGCGCAGCCTTCGCGCGAGGGGCGGCGCGGCCGGGCGATGGCCTGGGGAGACTGGCGATGCAGGAGCCGGATTCACACTCCGTGGACGAGCATGCGCGCAGCGAGCCCCGCCTGTCGGGGGCGGAGTTCCTGCGCGCGAACCACGACGTGCTGCTGACGGACTGGCAGCAGGCGGTGCTGGAGCACCTGGGCCACAAGGTGCCCGCACGCCAGCCCTGGCTCATCGACCACCTGCCGGAGCTGCTCTCCTCGCTGGCGGACGCGGTGGAGCACGGACCGGAGGCGCTGGATGAGCGCCTGGAGATGGTGCACACGGTGGCCCGGCTGGACGAGGGCTTCGACCTGGGCGAGGTGGCGCACGAGTACGCGCTCCTGCGCCGCTGCATCCTCCACCGCCTGGAGACGCAGGGACAGTGGCTGCGGTCCGGCGACCTCACGCGGATGGAGGTGATGCTCGACCGGCTGGTCACCCGGACGATGACGTTCTTCTGGGAGATGAAGCAGCGCATCCTCCAGACGCTGGACCGCATGGCCGAGGCGACCCTGGACGACCCGGACATGGAGACGCTCCTGGAGCGCCTGCTCACCCGGCTGATGGAGGCCGCGCTCACCGTGAACACCGCGGCGGTGATGATGC comes from Corallococcus macrosporus and encodes:
- a CDS encoding tetratricopeptide repeat protein, translating into MNSLETLLAQGQVAQARAEAEKLLAKNPHHRDALVVMAKLALVENKVPQAEGLLAKAEAQGATAETGLVRANIAAQKGQLDAALKAYQGVLALEPQRAEAHFGKGMMLIKQDQAPQALEALSQAAKLAPQNPVFRYRLGQVQLEAGQADAGLATLREVLTLAPRFVPAYLSLSHALSAQDKLVDARKVLEQGLKAVPNQPRLLASVTVLSMALRDLRTSYQAASALAAQRPKDADAQANLAQLMLARGQIEQARHLCQTMASLGVASESLKMAEATCHEAQEPPAYDKAISAYEQGMGLAPDGWRAANNLGQLLLRVPAEPANANLPRAVTVLEEAVRRAPDRPEPLLNLALAQARLGQEKKAKELVQQVLAMPLAEDTDLHEEAVRLSQTLAKA
- a CDS encoding ornithine cyclodeaminase family protein gives rise to the protein MPTLLLNRSAVARNIQALLLLDDLREAFRTDVLARTVAPQRVRAPLHAEGSALVMFPGCVPGIPAYTVKVHAKFPGQKPAIQGVVNLHDLVTGGLLAVMDSGHLTAVRTGVVGALAADVLARPDATRVAVIGAGRQGVLQLKQLRLVRTLSQVRVYDTNIAHANAYAQRMYQELNLPIRVETSVADAVADADIVVTATWSHQPFLHAGMVQPGTHITALGADEPGKAELSRELLEQSLFLCDHRGLTVSTGAAGAVGLTEAAIHAELGEVLAGLKPGRTSPEQVTVFSGVGLPFQDLATAWHVYQAASGDEDVPTLDFNA